From the genome of Winogradskyella forsetii, one region includes:
- the rplE gene encoding 50S ribosomal protein L5, with protein MAYVARLKKEYQDKVVPALTEEFGYKNVMQVPKLKKIVLSKGVGAAVADKKLIDHAVDELTKITGQKAIHTMSKKDVASFKLRKGMPIGAKVTLRGEQMYEFLDRLVTSALPRVRDFNGIKATGFDGRGNYNLGVVEQIIFPEINIDKINKISGMDITFVTSAETDKEAKSLLTELGLPFKKN; from the coding sequence ATGGCTTACGTTGCAAGATTAAAAAAAGAGTATCAGGACAAAGTTGTACCGGCTCTTACGGAAGAATTTGGTTACAAAAATGTAATGCAAGTACCTAAACTTAAAAAGATAGTTTTATCTAAAGGTGTTGGTGCTGCTGTTGCGGACAAAAAATTAATTGATCACGCAGTAGATGAGCTTACAAAGATAACTGGACAGAAAGCTATACACACCATGTCTAAGAAGGATGTTGCTTCATTTAAGTTGCGTAAAGGGATGCCAATTGGTGCCAAAGTAACTTTAAGAGGAGAGCAAATGTATGAGTTCTTAGATCGTTTGGTAACTTCAGCTTTACCACGAGTTAGAGATTTTAACGGTATCAAAGCTACTGGTTTTGATGGACGTGGAAACTATAACTTAGGTGTTGTAGAACAAATCATTTTCCCGGAAATTAACATTGACAAGATCAATAAGATTTCTGGTATGGATATCACTTTTGTGACTTCTGCTGAAACCGATAAGGAAGCGAAGTCTTTATTAACAGAATTAGGATTACCATTTAAAAAGAATTAA
- the rpsM gene encoding 30S ribosomal protein S13, which translates to MARIAGVDIPKQKRGVISLTYIYGVGRSRAKEILAEAKVDESTKVQDWTDDEIGAIREVVGSFKIEGELRSEIQMNIKRLMDIGCYRGIRHRSGLPLRGQRTKNNSRTRKGRRKTVANKKKVTK; encoded by the coding sequence ATGGCAAGAATTGCAGGTGTAGACATACCAAAACAAAAAAGAGGAGTGATCTCTTTAACTTATATCTACGGTGTAGGTAGAAGTAGAGCGAAAGAAATTTTAGCTGAAGCTAAAGTTGACGAAAGCACTAAAGTACAAGATTGGACTGACGACGAAATCGGAGCGATTCGTGAGGTTGTGGGATCATTTAAAATCGAAGGTGAATTACGTTCGGAAATCCAAATGAACATTAAGCGATTAATGGATATTGGATGTTACAGAGGTATTCGTCATAGATCTGGTCTTCCATTAAGAGGACAACGTACTAAGAACAACTCTCGTACAAGAAAAGGTAGAAGAAAAACGGTTGCTAACAAGAAGAAAGTAACTAAATAA
- the rpsD gene encoding 30S ribosomal protein S4, with translation MARYTGPKTKIARKFGQAIFGDDKAFEKRNYPPGQHGNNRRRGKKSEYAIQLMEKQKAKYTYGILEKQFRNMFKKATASKGITGEVLLQLCESRLDNVVYRMGISPSRSGARQLVSHRHITVNGEKVNIPSYQLKAGDVVGVREKSKSLEAIQNSLANSSNVYEWITWNTGSMEGTYVAIPERIQIPEQINEQFIVELYSK, from the coding sequence ATGGCAAGATATACTGGTCCTAAAACTAAAATCGCCCGTAAATTCGGACAAGCGATCTTCGGAGACGATAAAGCCTTCGAAAAAAGAAACTATCCTCCAGGACAGCACGGAAATAACCGTCGTCGTGGTAAAAAATCTGAATATGCTATCCAGTTAATGGAGAAGCAAAAAGCGAAATATACATATGGTATATTAGAAAAGCAATTCAGAAACATGTTCAAAAAAGCAACGGCCTCTAAAGGAATTACAGGTGAAGTATTACTTCAGTTATGTGAATCTCGTTTAGATAATGTCGTTTACAGAATGGGTATTTCCCCTTCAAGAAGCGGCGCAAGACAATTAGTATCTCACAGACACATTACGGTGAATGGCGAAAAGGTAAATATTCCTTCTTACCAATTAAAGGCTGGTGATGTTGTAGGTGTTAGAGAAAAATCTAAATCTTTAGAAGCGATTCAAAATTCTTTAGCTAATTCTAGCAATGTTTACGAATGGATTACTTGGAATACAGGATCTATGGAAGGAACGTATGTTGCTATTCCAGAGCGAATTCAGATTCCGGAACAAATCAACGAGCAATTCATCGTTGAACTTTACTCTAAATAA
- the rpsC gene encoding 30S ribosomal protein S3, translating into MGQKTNPIGNRLGIIRGWESNWYGGNDYGDKLAEDDKIRKYIHARLSKASVSRVIIERTLKLVTVTITTARPGIIIGKGGQEVDKLKEELKKITGKEVQLNIFEIKRPELDAFLVAASVARQIESRISYRRAIKMAIAAAMRMNAEGIKIQISGRLNGAEMARQEHYKEGRIPLSTFRADIDYALVEAHTTYGRLGIKVWIMKGEVYGKRELSPLVGLSKQKGKGGRGGNKNQSRRRK; encoded by the coding sequence ATGGGACAAAAGACAAATCCAATCGGAAATCGCTTAGGAATTATCAGAGGATGGGAATCTAACTGGTACGGAGGAAACGATTATGGTGATAAACTTGCCGAAGACGATAAGATTAGAAAGTATATTCATGCTCGTCTATCTAAAGCTAGTGTAAGTAGAGTAATTATTGAGCGTACGCTTAAACTTGTAACCGTTACTATCACTACTGCCAGACCTGGTATTATTATCGGAAAAGGTGGCCAAGAGGTAGATAAGTTAAAAGAAGAGCTTAAGAAGATTACTGGTAAAGAAGTTCAATTGAACATCTTTGAAATCAAAAGACCTGAACTAGATGCATTTTTAGTAGCAGCAAGTGTGGCTCGTCAAATTGAAAGTAGAATTTCTTACAGACGTGCTATAAAAATGGCAATCGCCGCTGCTATGCGTATGAATGCTGAAGGAATAAAAATTCAGATTAGTGGTCGTTTGAATGGTGCTGAAATGGCACGTCAAGAACACTATAAAGAAGGACGTATTCCTTTATCTACTTTTAGAGCTGATATTGATTATGCTCTTGTAGAAGCACATACTACTTATGGTAGATTGGGCATCAAGGTTTGGATAATGAAAGGCGAAGTATATGGAAAAAGAGAATTATCTCCATTAGTTGGCTTATCTAAACAAAAAGGTAAAGGTGGACGTGGTGGAAACAAGAACCAATCTCGTCGTAGAAAGTAA
- the rpsQ gene encoding 30S ribosomal protein S17 — protein sequence MEKRNLRKERIGIVTSNKMEKSIVVSEVKKVKHPMYGKFVLKTKKYVAHDETNDCNEGDTVKIMETRPLSKSKCWRLVEIIERAK from the coding sequence ATGGAAAAAAGAAACTTAAGAAAAGAACGTATAGGGATCGTAACGAGTAACAAAATGGAAAAATCCATTGTTGTTTCTGAAGTTAAAAAGGTAAAACACCCTATGTATGGAAAATTCGTGTTAAAGACAAAGAAATATGTCGCGCACGATGAGACAAACGACTGCAACGAAGGCGATACTGTAAAGATCATGGAAACACGACCTTTAAGTAAATCTAAATGTTGGAGATTAGTAGAAATAATTGAAAGAGCGAAGTAA
- the rpmC gene encoding 50S ribosomal protein L29, translated as MKQSEIKQLSTAELKEKLSESKKSYTDLKMAHTISPLDNPIQLRVARRTVARVATELTKRDVQ; from the coding sequence ATGAAGCAATCAGAAATTAAACAGCTTTCAACAGCTGAGTTAAAAGAGAAACTTAGTGAATCTAAAAAGAGTTATACGGACCTAAAAATGGCTCATACTATATCTCCTTTGGATAACCCAATTCAGTTACGAGTTGCACGTCGCACAGTAGCTAGAGTGGCAACAGAATTAACTAAAAGAGACGTACAATAA
- the rplP gene encoding 50S ribosomal protein L16, whose amino-acid sequence MLQPKRTKFRKQQKGRMKGNAGRGHLLSNGTFGIKSLESTFITARQIEAARIAATRYMKREGSLWIKIFPDKPITKKPLEVRMGKGKGGVEYWAAVVKPGRMLFEISGVPLETAQEALRLAAQKLPVKTKFIIARDYEA is encoded by the coding sequence ATGTTACAGCCTAAAAGAACAAAATTTCGTAAGCAGCAAAAGGGACGTATGAAAGGAAATGCGGGAAGAGGTCATTTGTTATCAAATGGTACTTTCGGTATTAAATCATTAGAGTCAACTTTTATAACTGCACGTCAAATAGAAGCAGCGCGTATTGCCGCTACTCGTTACATGAAAAGAGAAGGATCGTTATGGATTAAAATATTTCCGGACAAGCCTATCACAAAGAAACCTCTTGAAGTACGTATGGGTAAAGGTAAAGGTGGTGTCGAATATTGGGCAGCCGTTGTAAAACCAGGACGTATGTTATTTGAAATAAGTGGTGTGCCATTAGAAACTGCTCAAGAAGCGCTTCGATTAGCAGCACAGAAACTTCCTGTAAAAACTAAGTTTATCATAGCTAGAGATTACGAAGCTTAA
- the ykgO gene encoding type B 50S ribosomal protein L36, producing MKVRASVKKRSADCKLVRRKGRLYVINKKNPRFKQRQG from the coding sequence ATGAAAGTAAGAGCATCAGTAAAGAAAAGAAGCGCAGACTGTAAATTAGTGCGCAGAAAAGGTAGACTTTACGTCATTAACAAAAAGAATCCTAGATTCAAACAAAGACAAGGGTAA
- the rplR gene encoding 50S ribosomal protein L18: MALTKNERRTRIKNRIRKVVSGTETKPRLAVFRSNKEIYAQLVDDVTGKTLAAASSRDKDIAKSKGNKTEVAALVGKSVAEKAMKAGVETISFDRGGYLYHGRVKSLAEGAREAGLKF, from the coding sequence ATGGCATTGACAAAGAACGAAAGAAGAACAAGAATAAAAAACAGAATCCGCAAGGTAGTATCTGGTACTGAAACAAAACCAAGATTAGCTGTTTTTAGAAGTAATAAAGAAATTTATGCTCAACTCGTAGATGATGTAACTGGTAAAACTTTAGCTGCTGCATCCTCAAGAGATAAAGACATTGCAAAGTCTAAAGGAAACAAAACAGAAGTTGCCGCTTTAGTTGGTAAGTCTGTTGCAGAAAAAGCTATGAAGGCTGGTGTTGAAACTATTTCTTTTGATAGAGGTGGTTACTTATATCATGGAAGAGTAAAATCATTAGCAGAAGGTGCTAGAGAAGCAGGACTTAAATTTTAA
- the rplF gene encoding 50S ribosomal protein L6 — MSRIGKNPITIPEGVTVEIKDNMITAKGKLGELTQEYSEIKIKSEDGTITLERDSDKKDLRAKHGLYRSLIYNMIEGVSKGWTKQLELVGVGYRASNQGQKLDLAVGFSHNIVLDIAPEVKVETISEKGKNPIVKLTSFDKQLVGQVAAKIRGFRRPEPYKGKGIKFVGEEIRRKAGKSA; from the coding sequence ATGTCAAGAATAGGTAAAAACCCAATAACAATTCCTGAAGGTGTAACAGTTGAGATTAAAGACAACATGATTACTGCTAAAGGTAAGCTTGGTGAATTAACTCAAGAGTATTCAGAAATTAAAATTAAATCAGAAGACGGTACTATTACATTAGAACGTGATTCTGATAAGAAAGATTTAAGAGCAAAACATGGTCTGTACAGATCATTGATATATAACATGATTGAAGGTGTTTCTAAAGGCTGGACCAAACAACTTGAGTTAGTTGGTGTAGGTTATAGAGCATCTAATCAAGGACAAAAATTGGATTTGGCTGTAGGATTTTCTCATAACATCGTTTTGGATATTGCTCCAGAAGTAAAGGTGGAGACAATTTCAGAAAAAGGTAAAAACCCAATAGTGAAATTAACGTCTTTTGACAAACAATTGGTTGGACAAGTAGCTGCAAAGATTCGTGGTTTTAGAAGACCAGAACCTTACAAAGGAAAAGGAATCAAGTTTGTTGGTGAAGAAATTAGAAGAAAAGCAGGTAAATCAGCTTAA
- the rplN gene encoding 50S ribosomal protein L14, with protein sequence MLQQESRLKVADNTGAKEVLTIRVLGGTKRRYASVGDKIVVSVKDATPNGQIKKGAVSTAVVVRTAKEVRRPDGSYIRFDDNACVLLNPQGEMRGTRVFGPVARELRDKQFMKIVSLAPEVL encoded by the coding sequence ATGTTACAACAAGAATCAAGATTAAAAGTAGCTGATAATACTGGTGCAAAGGAAGTTTTAACTATCCGTGTACTAGGAGGAACTAAAAGAAGATATGCTTCTGTAGGAGACAAAATTGTAGTATCTGTTAAAGATGCCACTCCAAACGGACAAATCAAAAAAGGTGCTGTATCTACAGCAGTTGTGGTTCGTACAGCTAAAGAAGTAAGACGTCCAGATGGCTCTTACATTAGATTTGACGACAACGCATGTGTACTTTTAAATCCTCAAGGGGAAATGAGAGGAACTCGTGTTTTTGGTCCTGTAGCTAGAGAACTTCGTGATAAACAATTCATGAAAATTGTATCATTGGCACCAGAAGTGCTTTAA
- the infA gene encoding translation initiation factor IF-1, with protein MAKQAAIEQDGTIIEALSNAMFRVELENGHIVTAHISGKMRMHYIKLLPGDKVKLEMSPYDLTKARITYRY; from the coding sequence ATGGCAAAACAAGCAGCAATAGAACAAGACGGAACAATTATAGAAGCATTATCAAATGCTATGTTTCGTGTTGAATTAGAAAATGGTCACATAGTGACCGCACATATCTCTGGTAAAATGCGTATGCATTACATTAAGTTATTACCTGGAGATAAAGTAAAATTAGAAATGAGTCCTTACGATTTAACGAAGGCTCGTATAACATATAGATACTAA
- the rpsN gene encoding 30S ribosomal protein S14 translates to MAKESMKAREVKRAKTVAKYAEKRKALKEAGDYEALQKLPKNASPIRQHNRCKLTGRPKGYMRQFGISRVMFRQMANQGLIPGVKKASW, encoded by the coding sequence ATGGCTAAAGAATCAATGAAAGCCCGTGAGGTAAAGCGTGCAAAAACGGTTGCTAAATATGCTGAAAAAAGGAAAGCTTTAAAAGAAGCTGGAGATTATGAGGCATTACAGAAGTTACCAAAGAATGCTTCACCAATACGTCAGCATAACCGTTGTAAACTTACTGGAAGGCCTAAAGGTTATATGAGACAATTTGGAATTTCTCGTGTAATGTTTAGACAAATGGCTAACCAAGGGTTAATACCTGGTGTTAAGAAAGCAAGCTGGTAA
- the rplO gene encoding 50S ribosomal protein L15, translating into MDLSNLKPAKGSVKSQGKRIGRGQGSGKGGTATRGNKGAKSRSGYSKKLGFEGGQMPLQRRVPKFGFTNINRVEYQGINLDTLQQLVDEKKIKDSVDFESLVSMGLAGKNELVKILGRGELKTKLTVTAHKFTATAKAAIEAAGGEAVTL; encoded by the coding sequence ATGGATTTAAGTAATTTAAAACCTGCAAAAGGTTCAGTAAAAAGTCAAGGAAAACGTATTGGACGTGGACAAGGATCTGGTAAAGGTGGTACGGCAACACGTGGTAACAAAGGTGCTAAGTCGCGTTCTGGTTATTCTAAGAAATTAGGATTTGAAGGTGGTCAAATGCCTTTACAAAGACGTGTTCCTAAATTTGGATTTACTAATATTAATAGAGTAGAATATCAAGGTATAAACCTAGATACTTTACAACAGTTAGTAGATGAAAAGAAAATTAAAGATAGTGTTGATTTTGAATCTTTAGTATCTATGGGATTAGCTGGTAAAAATGAGCTAGTAAAAATCTTGGGTAGAGGAGAGTTAAAAACAAAATTAACAGTAACTGCTCATAAATTTACTGCTACGGCAAAAGCTGCTATTGAAGCTGCTGGTGGTGAAGCTGTAACTTTATAA
- the rpmD gene encoding 50S ribosomal protein L30 yields the protein MAKKIKVTKVKSAINRTKRQKLTLEALGLNKIGQVKEHEATSSILGMVKKVEHLVSVEEA from the coding sequence ATGGCAAAGAAGATTAAAGTAACTAAAGTAAAAAGTGCAATCAATCGTACTAAAAGACAAAAGCTAACATTGGAAGCTTTAGGTCTTAATAAGATTGGTCAAGTAAAAGAGCACGAAGCTACATCAAGTATTCTTGGTATGGTTAAGAAAGTTGAACATTTAGTTTCTGTAGAAGAAGCTTAA
- the rpsH gene encoding 30S ribosomal protein S8: MYTDPIADYLTRVRNAVKANHRVVEIPASNLKKEITKILFDQGFILSYKFDDSSVQGTIKIALKYNKDTKESVIKKIQRISKPGLRKYAGSNEMPRILNGLGIAIVSTSHGVMTGKQAQRENVGGEVLCYVY; the protein is encoded by the coding sequence ATGTATACAGATCCAATAGCGGATTATTTAACGCGAGTTAGAAACGCAGTTAAGGCCAATCACAGAGTGGTTGAGATCCCTGCATCTAACTTAAAAAAAGAAATAACTAAAATATTGTTCGATCAGGGCTTTATTTTAAGTTACAAGTTTGATGACTCTTCAGTTCAAGGTACGATTAAAATCGCTTTGAAATACAACAAGGACACCAAAGAGTCTGTCATCAAAAAAATTCAAAGAATCAGTAAACCAGGTTTACGTAAGTATGCTGGCTCTAACGAAATGCCTAGAATCCTTAACGGTTTAGGTATTGCAATTGTTTCTACGTCTCACGGAGTGATGACAGGAAAACAAGCGCAAAGAGAAAACGTTGGTGGCGAAGTATTATGTTACGTTTACTAA
- the rplV gene encoding 50S ribosomal protein L22, with translation MGSRKKQMAEAIKAEKKQVAFAKLNNCPTSPRKMRLVADLVRGEKAEKALQILRFSPKEASRRLEKLVMSAIANWQAKNEDADVEEAKLFIKEIRVDGGSMLKRLRPAPQGRAHRIRKRSNHVTVVVDAINKTQS, from the coding sequence ATGGGAAGTCGTAAAAAACAAATGGCGGAAGCTATCAAGGCCGAGAAAAAGCAGGTTGCTTTTGCTAAGCTAAATAACTGTCCTACATCACCAAGAAAAATGCGTTTAGTTGCGGATTTGGTAAGAGGTGAAAAGGCAGAGAAAGCTCTTCAGATTCTTAGATTTAGTCCTAAAGAAGCGTCTCGTCGTTTAGAGAAGTTGGTCATGTCTGCAATTGCAAACTGGCAAGCTAAAAACGAAGATGCTGACGTTGAGGAGGCTAAATTGTTTATCAAGGAAATTAGAGTAGATGGTGGTTCTATGTTAAAGAGATTGCGTCCAGCACCTCAAGGTAGAGCACACAGAATTAGAAAAAGATCTAATCACGTTACCGTGGTTGTAGATGCAATAAATAAAACACAAAGCTAA
- the secY gene encoding preprotein translocase subunit SecY encodes MKIIETLKNVWKITELKDRIMLTLGLLLVYRFGAQVVLPGINIDALGGLQAGMDGGILGLLNAFTGGAFANASVFALGIMPYISASIVVQLMGIAIPYLQKLQKEGASGQKKITQITRWLTIGICLVQAPGYLASIPALSGASSMSVLLVPGFSENIFYFSSVIILVTGCVFAMWLGEKITDKGIGNGISLLIMVGIIATLPQSFVQNMYSRLEGGNGGFMMILIELVIWFLIILASVFLVMAVRKVAVQYARRTASGGYEKNAFGSRQFLPLKLNASGVMPIIFAQAIMFVPGLIGESSWLKDTSAGIWMQSNFSDMFGFWYNLVFALLIIIFTYFYTAITVPTNKMADDLKRSGGFIPGIRPGSETSEYLDKIMSQITLPGSIFLALVAIFPAFVMKLMNVQPGWALFFGGTSLLIMVGVAIDTMQQINSYLLNKHYDGLMKTGKNRKAVAQ; translated from the coding sequence ATGAAAATAATAGAAACATTAAAAAACGTTTGGAAAATCACAGAACTTAAGGATAGAATTATGCTAACCTTAGGTTTACTTTTGGTTTATCGTTTTGGTGCTCAGGTTGTACTACCTGGTATCAATATTGATGCTTTAGGTGGTTTACAGGCTGGTATGGATGGTGGAATCTTAGGATTACTAAACGCTTTTACAGGTGGTGCATTTGCTAATGCCTCTGTGTTTGCTTTAGGTATTATGCCTTATATTTCGGCTTCCATTGTAGTTCAGTTAATGGGTATTGCGATTCCTTATTTACAGAAACTTCAGAAAGAAGGTGCTAGTGGGCAAAAGAAAATTACCCAAATTACACGTTGGTTAACTATTGGTATTTGTTTAGTACAGGCGCCTGGTTATTTAGCGAGTATTCCTGCATTATCTGGAGCAAGTTCTATGAGCGTTTTATTAGTGCCTGGTTTTAGTGAAAATATTTTTTACTTCTCATCGGTAATTATTCTAGTAACTGGTTGTGTATTCGCCATGTGGTTAGGAGAAAAAATTACTGATAAAGGGATTGGTAATGGTATTTCATTATTAATTATGGTGGGTATCATTGCTACATTACCTCAATCGTTTGTTCAGAATATGTATTCTAGACTTGAAGGCGGTAATGGTGGATTTATGATGATATTAATAGAATTGGTTATCTGGTTCTTAATCATATTAGCATCAGTATTCTTGGTTATGGCAGTAAGAAAGGTTGCTGTACAATATGCAAGAAGAACCGCTTCTGGCGGTTACGAAAAGAATGCATTTGGATCACGTCAGTTTTTACCATTAAAGCTTAATGCTTCTGGTGTAATGCCAATTATCTTTGCACAAGCGATTATGTTTGTTCCGGGTTTAATTGGAGAATCCTCTTGGTTAAAAGACACGAGTGCAGGAATTTGGATGCAGTCTAACTTCTCAGATATGTTTGGATTTTGGTATAATCTAGTCTTTGCTTTATTAATTATAATATTCACGTATTTCTATACGGCAATTACAGTACCGACTAACAAAATGGCAGATGATCTTAAACGTAGTGGTGGATTTATTCCGGGTATACGTCCTGGTTCTGAAACCTCTGAGTATTTAGACAAAATAATGTCCCAAATCACCTTACCAGGTTCTATATTCTTAGCATTGGTAGCTATTTTTCCAGCGTTTGTTATGAAATTAATGAACGTACAACCAGGTTGGGCATTGTTCTTTGGTGGTACATCACTTTTAATTATGGTTGGTGTAGCGATTGATACCATGCAACAGATTAATTCTTATTTATTGAATAAGCATTATGATGGATTGATGAAGACAGGTAAGAACAGAAAAGCGGTTGCGCAATAA
- the rpsK gene encoding 30S ribosomal protein S11, whose translation MAKASTKKRKVIVDAIGEAHITASFNNIIISLTNKKGDVISWSSAGKMGFRGSKKNTPYAAQLAAEDAAGVAKEAGLKKVKAYVKGPGNGRESAIRSIHNAGIEVSEIIDVTPMPHNGCRPPKRRRV comes from the coding sequence ATGGCAAAGGCAAGTACTAAAAAACGTAAAGTTATAGTTGATGCAATTGGAGAAGCGCATATCACAGCGTCGTTCAACAACATCATCATTTCTTTAACAAATAAAAAAGGTGACGTTATTTCTTGGTCATCAGCAGGAAAAATGGGTTTTAGAGGTTCTAAAAAGAACACCCCTTACGCTGCACAATTAGCTGCAGAAGATGCTGCAGGTGTAGCTAAAGAAGCTGGTTTAAAGAAAGTAAAAGCGTACGTGAAGGGACCTGGAAACGGTAGGGAATCTGCTATCAGATCTATTCACAACGCAGGAATTGAAGTTTCAGAAATTATCGATGTAACTCCAATGCCACATAACGGTTGTCGTCCTCCTAAAAGACGTAGAGTATAA
- the rplX gene encoding 50S ribosomal protein L24, which produces MTKLKIKSGDTVQVIAGDHKGSEGKVLKVLMDKNKAIVEGVNMVKKHTKPSAQSPQGGIVEKEASIHISNLSLLTSKGEATRVGYRMDGESKVRFSKKSNEVI; this is translated from the coding sequence ATGACAAAGCTAAAAATAAAATCAGGAGATACTGTACAAGTGATTGCTGGAGACCATAAAGGTTCAGAAGGTAAGGTGCTTAAAGTATTAATGGATAAGAATAAAGCCATAGTAGAAGGCGTGAACATGGTTAAGAAACATACTAAGCCAAGTGCACAAAGTCCTCAAGGTGGCATCGTAGAGAAAGAAGCATCAATTCATATATCTAACTTATCATTGTTAACTTCAAAAGGAGAAGCAACAAGAGTTGGTTATAGAATGGATGGAGAAAGTAAAGTGAGATTTTCTAAAAAATCTAATGAAGTAATTTAA
- the rpsE gene encoding 30S ribosomal protein S5, giving the protein MYQKYKNAELVKPGGLELKDRLVGVQRVTKVTKGGRAFGFSAIVVVGDETNVVGQGLGKSKDVATAIAKAVEDAKKNLVRIPILKGTIPHEQKGKYGGARVNIIPAAPGTGVIAGGAVRIVLEAVGVHDVLSKSQGSSNPHNVVKATFDALLQLRDAKSVAKERGISLEKVFNG; this is encoded by the coding sequence ATGTATCAAAAATATAAAAACGCAGAGCTTGTTAAACCAGGCGGATTAGAATTAAAAGATCGCTTAGTTGGCGTTCAGCGTGTAACTAAAGTAACAAAAGGTGGTAGAGCATTTGGTTTTTCTGCAATTGTTGTTGTAGGTGACGAAACAAATGTCGTAGGACAAGGTTTAGGGAAATCTAAAGATGTTGCTACTGCAATTGCAAAAGCCGTTGAAGATGCTAAGAAAAACTTAGTAAGAATTCCTATTCTTAAAGGAACCATACCACACGAGCAAAAAGGTAAGTATGGTGGAGCAAGAGTTAACATCATTCCAGCTGCACCTGGTACAGGAGTTATTGCAGGTGGTGCGGTAAGAATTGTTCTTGAAGCAGTAGGTGTACACGATGTATTATCTAAGTCTCAAGGATCTTCAAACCCTCATAATGTGGTAAAAGCGACTTTTGATGCTTTATTACAATTAAGAGATGCTAAGTCTGTAGCTAAAGAACGTGGAATTTCACTTGAAAAAGTGTTTAACGGATAA